The proteins below are encoded in one region of Leptotrichia sp. oral taxon 218:
- the hpt gene encoding hypoxanthine phosphoribosyltransferase gives MNNNFEFGIKKQLITKEELSKKVKELGEKITRDFKNEDAPLIVIGLLKGSVVFMADLIREIKLPLEIDFIEASSYGEGTHTTREVKILKDLRSTISGKNVLVVEDIIDSGFTLKKILQILGSRNPKKVSLCTLLDKPERREVEVEVQYVGFQIPNEFVVGYGLDFDEKYRNLEYIGIAEPSVFE, from the coding sequence ATGAATAATAATTTTGAATTTGGAATAAAAAAACAGTTGATAACTAAAGAAGAACTTTCAAAAAAAGTAAAAGAACTGGGAGAAAAAATAACTCGTGACTTTAAGAATGAAGATGCTCCGTTAATAGTAATTGGATTGTTAAAAGGGTCAGTGGTATTTATGGCTGATTTGATTAGGGAGATAAAGTTGCCGCTTGAAATTGACTTTATTGAAGCGTCTAGTTATGGCGAAGGAACTCACACTACTAGAGAAGTTAAAATTTTAAAAGATTTGAGAAGTACGATAAGTGGGAAAAATGTGTTAGTCGTGGAAGACATAATTGATTCAGGATTTACATTAAAGAAAATTTTACAAATTTTAGGTAGCAGAAATCCTAAAAAAGTATCACTTTGTACACTTTTAGACAAACCTGAAAGAAGGGAAGTGGAAGTGGAAGTTCAATATGTTGGATTTCAAATTCCGAATGAATTTGTTGTTGGATATGGTTTAGATTTTGATGAAAAATATAGAAATCTTGAATATATTGGAATCGCAGAACCATCAGTTTTTGAATAG